gctttctgtagaatatttaatctgcctgttcatcctggttgggtggtctgtaacagtctcccaccaggatatctgccttgttgccctttgcCTTGATTCTtgcccatagacactcaaccctgtcATCACCCTCATAAAGTTTCAATCAAAACCCTCTCTagcatacatggctaccccacctcctctccttcctcgcccgtccttctgaacagtttatcaccatccattgcagcgctccagttCTGAGAGTcatccaccatgtttctgtgatgacaattaaatcacagcttttgtacctcacaagggcttccagctcctcctgtttgttgcccgtgctgcgtgcattcgtacagatgcacttcagctgtacCATTGATTGCACTGGGTAGGCAGACCGAAGgccctcagatgccagcatgtCGCCCTTGGCTGTgtctctgccacatctggttttgtctcctcccccttcaaatcttgtttaaagccctctcaataagtcctgctaacttaatatagggggtcaatgggggtcaacgtGAGTCAACGGGGGTCAACTGGGGGcaaaggggatcaatgggggctaATGGGGgtaaatgagggtcaatggggatcaatgggagtcaatgggagacaAAGGGAGTCAacgggaatcaatgggggtcaatggggtcaatttggggcaatgggagtcaataggggttaatgggggtcaatggtaGTCAATGGGAGGTAATGGGAgtcaatagggatcaatgggggctAATGGGGgtaaatgagggtcaatggggatcaatgggagtcaatgggagacaAAGGGAGTCAacgggaatcaatgggggtcaacggggtcaattgggggcaatgggagtcaataggggttaatgggggtcaatggtagtcaatggggggcaatggggggcaatggggatcaatgggagtcaacggggatcaacgggagtcaacgggagtcaatggggatcaagagaagtcaatgggggtcaatgggggacaatggggatcaatggggagtaatttagggttctgctcagTGCAGAACAACACTTGGATTTCTTAAAGACAAGTGAAACTTCAAGAAttcagtggcaggttcactctattatttactgcatgggggaaatacgccaagccgaatgctgctggccttctctgcaggtgcctgtacccgGTCACGGAGCAAACTGTCAGGATTCGCCCCTCCCTGAAAACCGTTCGCACTGGGGTCCATgcttaaagctccagtggcaaacttctctgattccacgtgggctttgttgtgttgagctgtagacatcgtttattgtccataaccttgcaggtgctgttttgcctggacgcaaattcctttcttctcagcaaagtgcaatatAGGCCTTATCTtgaaagtgttcagtgtagtttgtagttgcttttggtagatatgagcagaagtttacagcttaaaattttagcaaatccagcctaccaagtaacatgaagcaaagagtatattaaaaatcatacaaccttatgtcCCTAAATAattgattatatttagtgtgcatctacttaaggtaaatgattactattaaacttaaattgggctcatccattgacctctgagtagtaaaacccttGCCACACAGCTTACTTATTTAGCTGGGAGAGCTCAAAGCGGGCTCCTCCAGGCTGTCGCATTTATGGAGTGAAGTGGTTgattcgtagtcaaattgcacacagcaggaaaagtcTGCATGAGACTCACTGTGCTCACAAGTTCCCGGCGTTCAgttgccgttctgcttccttgtgggtctcctggcaggagttcttggcctggttacagctcaggcccttccctcctctgcattctggaccaaactgctgcgggtttggctgggggtgattggggggtcgagtgcatctgccacacatggcaacccagagagaactgagccagccaacgggatcctttccgcaacatcctcatagacacctggagcaaggagcgtggcattgagtgtgtctgtgacacccccatcgtgcaccagccgctgggaacatggagcggtgcagcagactgttcaagactctGCTCAGAGTGGGATGGGTGGTGAActtttagaaactgggatggaaatttagcagccaggtgcccagggctgagctggcctgtgcctcccaagggacatcctgaccctccccacccaggcacagggtcacagtggggccctttgtgacctcacttggtgacacccactgccccgcatgtgaTCAGcgcagctgtgtccccagcccacactgtccgacaggacggtgacgggacagggtgcgagcacggagctggcgagagccccgagcgtagcccacgtctgtcagagaatcagagaattttttgggttggaagagacacttgagatcatcgagtccaaccacaacccagctctagctgccccggcagactctgctgcccctggcagactcggagcaaggagctcctgagctcagctcaCGTCTTTCCCCAACGAGGAGCACACGAGCGCAGCCCACACCTTTCACcgctgcctctggcagagctgcagcaccgaggaGTTTTGAGGAAGCGTCCGCCTTCCCCACCCTTAGTCCTTCCATTTGTCTGCAAAATGGCGGAGAGGCCCCCCATCCAACCtaggctggcctggcaggaggaggttggggctccccaggaggtcagatctccaccagagcccaaccaggtggatgtggtccagccactgcagatcggtgagtgaggggccctgattgtctgggcGGGGTGGGGCCCAGCGATCGCTCTCTGCTCCACACCAGGATCACGCTTCCCCtcacgctggcagggggttccATGGCTGGTGGGCATGATGCTGCCTGAAATCCAGGGCTGCTCCAAGCTGGGAGCCGGCCCCAGCAAAGCTTCTacgggcagaggggacccaggtcctgctgcagggcacgggcagcgagaggcagctgggcgggcaggaggcaccgtgctgcgggacggggacctttcctgcccgtctgaagcgagttcctcacccactgcactgggggctttccccatcctgcctggTGCCAGCATCTCAGCCTgtctgccgggcaccctccagccccacacGCACGGGGAGactgtgccggggcagcgggcacCGGGATGGACgtggggcagagctccttcctctgctctttcctgcctgcaaaccctctctgcagccctccctgctctcctcctttattaGATGCTGGCTGGTTACCTGTCTACCAATTCGAAAGGAGACGCGTGGACTCCATCGTGTCCTTCATCAGCAGCCCAGAAAAGGTAACCGTGGCCGTTTGGAGGGCGGCTGAGCCGGTGTCTGctgacaggggctctgctgcggggctgctggagggagctggctgggcagagctgctgctcccaggtctccagTTGTCACTGGATCCCCGTGCTGTGGTGCCACTggctctgtgtccccatctcacactccctgtttgtctctctgtcccctggctgccaggaggagagTCAGAAGATTCCATTTCTTCAGAACATTTGTGACCTTTGCTACAAAAGCAAGCGCCACGGCCTCCCACAGGGCCTAGatctcttctgccagagatacgagctggcagagaatatcaaggtgaggggacACCTGGCGTCTCTGGGGAAGGGGGCGATGCCCCCGGCACCCTGTGAGGACAGCgttgggcagggccgggggctggtggcactgggtgctggtggcgctgggtgctggtggcgctgggtgctggtggcactgggtgctggcagctgccacgtcccatcccggctgtgttctgcaggtgctgctggaagaggagcccagaaACAAAGTGCGCACGGCGGTGCGGTGGAACGCCATGCTTGCCATTGCCGAATTGAGGTACCTGCCCATCCCTCCCGCGGACCCCTGCACAAGATCTCAAGGCACTGCTCCAAATACCAAAGTGTGACTGGCTCCCCTCTCTCTGCAGCGCGGTGGAGAGGGCGCTGGAGGGCAAGGAGGCAAGCCTCCTCCAAGCCTGCTTCTCTAGTGTCTTCTTGCTTCCTccagaagagaaaatgcaggatATGGGCCGTTATCTCTTCTTAAAAGTAAGTGCTTGGTGAACTACGGGAGCCCACAGTCCCTCTGGCTGCTCCCTGTTCACCCCGTGCTGATATATAACCAGAGATACAAGGCAGGGTtggtctcagctctgctttcacacccTCGTGCCTTCGTCCGCTGCCAGTTGTCCTGGCCGCATCCAGTGCCAATTGCCGCTCTGCCTGTAGCAGATTATTTGCCCCTGAGTCTCTCCCAGGCCCAGCAAATCAGCACAGGAGTTGCCTCTTGCCACTGAGAGTTCAGATCAGTCCCCCGTGTGTGAAACAGATGGCAGGAAACACGGCCAAAACTCGTTGTCTTCTTGCAGGCCATGGAAGCCATGGACAACATGCTGCAGGCATTGGTGCTCGGCTCTTCAGCCTCCAGAGTCAGCGAGCTGCTCCAgaatatcttccaggtctggcgtgtgcaaagagtgggcttcacaagggctgttcctcactctggaggtgacagtgccacccgtgccgtgcagagagcgctgccgggagggtgcccacctccctggggagccaggggctgcccgcCAGGCTCTTCTGCAGCGCAGTGGCCACAGagggtggcatctgccttcctgcctggccacgGGGCTGGCCCGGGGGGTTTGTCCCAAGCCTGCGAGGGGTCCGAGGAGAGGAACCCCACTACAGGCTTTGCTCGAgaacagagtccagcccaggagttgggcggtgctgcttctgctggagtgctggctgctcccagggctcaccagcagcttctctcttcccagatgctcttgacatACACCAGCTCTGAGAGAGAATGTGTGCAggagagggctgtggggaggataGAGAAGATGAGCTCTGCGCTATTCAGACATCCCACGCTGGCggtaaggagccaggcacccTCCAGCCGGGccgtctccccatccctgcaccccagagcggcctgcagctctccccatgcggggctgctgcccaggcagctgctttgggagctgtggCCGGCACGGGCCTGCAGAGCCCTGACGGCCCACAGAGCCAGCCCTGGACACGCGcttgggttcagggctttggcaccagtatcccagcagcagccccagtcccgCTGGCCGCCAGCAAGCCCTGGTTCAcggcagggccagcaccctgtgcccatgagtccaaccctcctccctcaccccgggcctctcttctcatcctcccCGTGCAGCCACTGCCGCCCCTGCTGCCAGTTTTGCTGCGGGCTCTGCCACCAGCACCGTCAggcatctctgcagggctgctggcactgcctggctaagcagcagcatcagggcgctcggtgtgacttggcttcacttccttcctttctttcctttctcccataGTCCTGTGCGAGACACCTCAGAACttctgagaggacagacatcGTCCTCGTGTTCATCGAGGCGATAAGAGACGCCAGCATCTTTGACAAGAAGCGGGCAACAGACTTGCTGGACATGGTCATGGAATTCCCTGActtctggctggtggatgtaagtggcctgtggctggattgccctgccaggctggattgccctgcccttcagccctgtcaggccttgttcctccctccatccctcccccccAAGCCCTGGTGTCTCAGGAATCTGAAGCCACACGAAGGTGGCAGAGAGGGATGGAACGGGCAGCTGAGGAagtggctgcactccagtggcagtgccatcctcacctgtgtctcCTCCAGCTGCCAAAGATCATGAGATGCATCCACAAAAACCTGGACAGCatcagcacagcaccagcccggcagagcgtggcgtccctgcttctcctcatggctgacaggaGACCCGGGGAGGTGCTCACAGCGCTGCTGAGGATCGCTCCACCaggagacaggtactggccccagAAGCCATGAGGGCTTGTTCACTGTGGGGATAGGGGCacagagccaaggaatcctgcaggacacccccgaggagcaggaccctccatcccaccacgctttcCAGCGCTGGGGGTCaaccaggcccgcagcagccacagctgagcgagccagcccagagccccccacgctctgccagccccacgggagcaccagctcagcctctgctgctgcccagggcatccaaccatcctgcagcgctgagcccggacacgctgctgtggcccaggctgccctgctgacagcgcTCTCCTGCAGGGCTGCCCTGGACATGTGGGACATGATGATCTCCACACCCCAGCCTCTGAAGAAGATCTTAAAGAACTTGCGCGAAAGACTCCTGGTCATAGACTCCACGTTTCCCGGAGGCGTCATCAGTGGGTCAGAAAGAGCTGACATGGTGAGCAGGGCAGCATCAAGAGGAGCAAtgttggcagctggggctggggcattgGGGGAGGcggtggcttggccttggctgggggtcaggcagtggctgacagctccaaatgccctccctgccgtgctggggcctgatggctgcctggggagctttccaggcacagagTCTCTCCAAGACATCTGCCCACGGGGGCCTTTGGGAAAAGGGGCggctgagcagggcacagggagtcactgcttttcttccctccctgccctggccctgctctcCTGTATCTCCGTGGCTgtgcccatggccaccacctgccaggaggctgccacagagattcctgtgccaccacctgccacggagctggacaggaggctggtgctcagtgaccggctttttttgccagggtggtctttgaccctttcacaaaaatgaaactgtttttcatacaggcaagaaaaatacagTCCCTCCTGCCACAAGTTGTGGGGTTGCTCGACTACggcaacacagaaatgaaaaggaaagtccTGGCGTTCTTCCGCAGCGTGATGGGACATCTGGAGAGGGAAGAGGCCAGACccgctgtcgagcagctggaggaaaagctcctgcccctctttgacgATGTAAGGCTGATGACGGAGCCTGAGCCCTGCgggtgggcagcctgcagtgccagctgcccttcggcccagccccgtgggcagcactgggagcaggctctgctcccctgggCTCTCGTGGGATGGCttctgggctttgcagcccagcacagctccctgctgcaCAACCTGAccatggagcatctcccctcatgTCAGCCCCGATACTGCCCCTGCTCACcatgggcagagagctgctgggatTGAAGtccgcctttcttccttcctcccaggaGTCCAGCCAGCTGCGAGAGCTCTCCATCCGCCTCTTCCGAGAGCGGGTGCAGTCCGTGATGGCGCACGacaagaagaggatgaagagctacGTGCACCGTGCGctgctccccctcttctttcgTTTGAGCGACCAGAGCAACAACGTGGCCAAGGTACAGATCTCCACGCTGAGCACTGAGGCACAGAAGGGTGTGCTGGCAGCACACGGGTGgcctgggcaccaggggacagggctgctggcaacTGGCAGCTTCCTCCAGCCCATAGGAAGGGTCCCTACAGACCCAGCACGAGTAGCAGTAGAGAAGCTGCCATGGCCATTTCCACCACCTGCCATACCTGGTCCcacagggctcagcagcagcccgTGGCCACCGAGGCCTAAACAGGCGCATCCCTACGGgctcctcagctgtccctgcaggcGCCGGGTCTCAAGCTTTGAGCCTcagtccctgtcccccagggctgtgcacaaGAGAGCCccagatgtttgggccagggcaaGTCGCTGGCCCCAAAGGGCAGGTGTTCCAGGAACAAAGCCAAGAACAGGAGGACACCAGGTCTCCTTACGCAGACGGTGGGTGCCATGTCCCATCTTCTGCTGTCCCGCAggccgccagggaagccctccttggcgcagcagagctcctggaatGGAAACAGCTCCAACACCTGGTGCGGACTCGGCAGACATGGAGGactggagagagcttggtgagaACAGCTaaggcccaggctggctgagggctgccccacatgtctgggctgtgggctctgcagatgtgcctcgcccgccctgctgcagccccgagctgcacccttgttccctgtcctcaagaacagagcccccaagggctctcccctctgccccatgCCCGGCGGGAAGGAGggcgctcagcacccctgggaccactctgcctgtgtctgtctctcagcctcagccccacagggctcctggctggggggcAGCAGAGGCCTGCGGGGAAAGGGGAACCTGGGTTACTGGGAGGAGGGACTGGTCCAGCCAGCTCGGGGTGGGGTGCAGACAATGACATGCTCACACCTTTGTGCCCTCTCCAggtggagcaggacaggagcagggctcaagAACTCTTGAGTCAGAGCCTGCCATACTTGAgggatgctcaggccagcttgcgagaggcggccgtgaggttcatcggtgagtcacagcccccggGCCCCTCTTTCAGCAGCCTGACCCCAGTCCCCGCCGCTGCCCAggcgcaaggagcagccctgtggctgccagagccccggccgccccgtgcagggccttggcctcccctcccagccctgcccacgtgggtggccttggtggccgccTTGCTCGGTCCCGCTATGTCAGCTCTGGGCTATCCCCTGGGGCCAGCTCTGGTGAGGGGGAGGCAACAGGGGTCTGACGGAACTCTGTGCTcagggctggctgcgcggcccctgagggaccgaagggaggaggagaagctggctgagatctgcagtggTGAGTAGGGAGCTTGCTCAggaggggatgcctgggggtctctgcagatgTGGGAGATCATCTGGGCTCTGCTCCTTTctgttgcagcccttcagcccttggagaaggACAGTAAACCCTCCATCCGCTCCCTCGCTactcagaccatcctcatcctgagcAGTCCAAGGGAGCAGCCACGATCGCGATGGTCCCTGcaggccctgtgctgctggcgtcACCGACCCAGGTGGAGGAGCAGCTCTCCTTGCGGAAAAACGGCTGCATTTTAATAAAGAGCCCTTCTTGAA
Above is a genomic segment from Patagioenas fasciata isolate bPatFas1 chromosome 7, bPatFas1.hap1, whole genome shotgun sequence containing:
- the LOC139828471 gene encoding uncharacterized protein yields the protein MRLFRPRWPRAAAEPCGTRYGRWWKWPWQLLYCYSCWVCRDPSYGLEEAASCQQPCPLVPRPPVCCQHTLLCLSAQRGDLYLGHVVALVAQTKEEGEQRTVHVALHPLLVVRHHGLHPLSEEADGELSQLAGLLGGRKKGGLQSQQLSAHGPRGQMSWRDSVPGKLPRQPSGPSTAGRAFGAVSHCLTPSQGQATASPNAPAPAANIAPLDAALLTMSALSDPLMTPPGNVESMTRSLSRKFFKIFFRGWGVEIIMSHMSRAALQESAVSRAAWATAACPGSALQDGWMPWAAAEAELVLPWGWQSVGGSGLARSAVAAAGLVDPQRWKAWWDGGSCSSGVSCRIPWLCAPIPTVNKPSWLLGPVPVSWWSDPQQRCEHLPGSPVSHEEKQGRHALPGWCCADAVQVFVDASHDLWQLEETQPSPAHILSQSWCMSRASGKREAAGEPWEQPALQQKQHRPTPGLDSVLEQSL